A portion of the Candidatus Hydrogenedentota bacterium genome contains these proteins:
- a CDS encoding DUF3754 domain-containing protein — translation MCLHDGQLSGKEEAFRYFFRILDNTYHFNFHEIIERLKDVYAPIDPDADTCVLDFDCAQGNEQFIDLFEHLLEKANYERLTEAELEEALSKSDLFNIPLTINLDNFSDKRIYYRGVSTREEKLTGIRSWFNPSVSFTNYDRVVLYIRYRDDYCSSAKNKTKVKGGTTLIKMFRNVPKQDIEMVFPDPEPGMRGLDKALIGLPAIGGGAMALPKLITSLTIFSSLFGYWFGRTQEAPDLKETKTLVALMMGIDILGEYLWKLFNNFKNGKVRILQELLENLYFKNMDNNSGVFFHVGHDAAEEECKEALLAYYFLLTSETALTMKELDDRIEAWMKDKWNCVLDFEVDDALPKLLELKLATEKDGKYSVCSIEESIKILDDQWDAFFNPLSES, via the coding sequence ATGTGTTTGCATGATGGACAGCTGAGCGGCAAAGAAGAGGCTTTCCGTTATTTTTTTAGGATCTTGGACAACACCTACCACTTCAACTTTCACGAAATAATCGAAAGACTCAAAGACGTATATGCGCCCATCGATCCCGATGCCGATACCTGCGTTTTGGACTTTGATTGTGCACAGGGCAATGAACAGTTCATTGATCTTTTTGAGCATCTTCTGGAAAAAGCCAATTACGAACGGCTAACCGAAGCAGAGCTAGAAGAAGCGCTTAGCAAATCCGATTTGTTCAATATCCCCTTGACGATTAATCTCGACAACTTTTCCGATAAACGTATTTATTATCGAGGTGTTTCGACACGAGAAGAAAAGTTGACCGGGATCCGTTCTTGGTTTAATCCCTCCGTATCTTTCACCAATTACGATCGTGTCGTCCTGTACATACGCTATCGTGATGATTATTGCAGTTCAGCGAAGAACAAAACGAAAGTGAAAGGCGGCACGACCCTCATCAAGATGTTTCGCAACGTACCCAAACAAGATATTGAAATGGTATTTCCCGATCCTGAACCGGGTATGCGTGGGTTGGATAAAGCGCTCATCGGATTGCCCGCCATTGGCGGCGGTGCTATGGCGTTGCCGAAACTGATCACATCGCTGACCATTTTTAGTTCTCTCTTCGGATATTGGTTTGGCCGTACACAGGAAGCACCCGATCTCAAAGAAACAAAGACACTGGTCGCGTTGATGATGGGCATCGATATTCTGGGTGAGTACTTGTGGAAGCTCTTCAATAATTTCAAGAATGGAAAAGTTCGTATCCTACAAGAACTCTTGGAAAATTTATATTTCAAAAATATGGACAACAATTCCGGTGTCTTTTTCCATGTAGGACATGACGCGGCAGAAGAAGAATGCAAAGAAGCGCTGCTGGCATATTATTTTTTGTTGACCAGCGAAACAGCCTTGACAATGAAAGAGCTGGATGATCGGATTGAAGCCTGGATGAAAGATAAATGGAATTGTGTGTTGGATTTTGAGGTAGACGATGCGCTTCCCAAATTGCTTGAATTAAAATTAGCCACCGAAAAAGACGGCAAATATTCCGTGTGCAGCATTGAAGAGAGCATCAAAATATTAGACGATCAATGGGACGCTTTTTTTAATCCCCTTAGCGAATCCTGA
- a CDS encoding cysteine--tRNA ligase, with amino-acid sequence MSIHFYNSLTRSKEAFHSIKAHEAGMYTCGPTIYNYAHIGNFRAYMFEDLVRRYLTYRGYKVTHIMNLTDVEDKLIRTCRETGKSLKEITDYYAQAFFEDIDRLGIWRADAYPAATEHISEVVELIKSLRDKGHTYDDKGSIYFKLSTFPEYGQLSRMNLDDLKTGASGRVDADEYEAEEARDFALWKAWDEEDGDVYWETDLGKGRPGWHIECSAMSMKYLGAHFDIHCGGVDNMFPHHENEIAQSCCATGEPFVNYWLHCAHLMVEGRKMSKSFGNFYTLRDLLEKGLDPLAIRYALISTHYRQPSNFSFDAVGAAWQALCRIRDFRIRLDEIEGEGQGLKEECERCETEFVEAMDDDLNISGALGAVFNFIRDVNRKLDTETVGRAGAMQALALLDRLNEVTGVFAPPLEESVPQWVLDRVAERQQARSEKRFSDADAIRDELRGKGWIVEDTPDGQRVKPL; translated from the coding sequence ATGTCAATTCATTTTTATAATTCACTGACGCGCTCCAAAGAAGCATTTCATTCGATCAAGGCCCACGAAGCGGGCATGTATACCTGCGGTCCAACGATTTATAATTACGCCCACATCGGCAATTTCCGCGCCTATATGTTCGAAGATCTGGTGCGCCGCTACCTGACCTATCGCGGCTACAAAGTCACCCATATCATGAACCTTACCGATGTGGAAGATAAGTTGATCCGCACCTGCCGAGAAACTGGTAAGTCGTTGAAAGAAATTACCGACTATTACGCGCAAGCGTTTTTTGAAGACATTGATCGTTTGGGCATCTGGCGTGCTGATGCCTATCCCGCCGCTACCGAACATATTTCAGAGGTCGTGGAACTCATTAAGAGTCTCCGTGATAAAGGACATACCTATGACGACAAAGGCAGCATTTATTTTAAACTCTCCACCTTCCCGGAGTATGGGCAGCTGAGCCGCATGAACTTGGACGATCTGAAGACGGGCGCCAGCGGACGCGTTGACGCAGACGAATATGAAGCTGAAGAGGCACGAGATTTTGCTTTATGGAAAGCCTGGGACGAGGAAGACGGCGACGTTTATTGGGAAACAGATTTAGGCAAAGGACGGCCGGGGTGGCATATTGAGTGCAGCGCCATGAGCATGAAATATCTAGGCGCACATTTCGATATCCATTGTGGCGGCGTCGATAATATGTTTCCTCATCACGAAAACGAAATTGCGCAATCCTGTTGTGCTACCGGAGAACCCTTTGTTAATTATTGGCTGCACTGCGCGCACCTGATGGTGGAAGGGCGCAAGATGTCGAAATCTTTCGGCAATTTCTACACCCTTCGCGATCTGTTGGAAAAAGGGCTTGATCCTCTCGCGATTCGATACGCACTTATTTCCACCCATTATCGGCAGCCCAGCAACTTTTCTTTCGACGCCGTGGGAGCAGCATGGCAAGCCTTGTGCCGTATCCGTGACTTTAGAATTCGCCTCGACGAAATCGAAGGAGAAGGACAAGGGCTCAAAGAAGAATGCGAGCGCTGTGAGACGGAATTCGTTGAAGCCATGGATGACGATCTAAATATTTCCGGCGCCCTCGGCGCGGTGTTTAATTTTATCCGCGATGTGAACCGAAAACTGGATACAGAGACGGTCGGGCGCGCCGGCGCGATGCAAGCCTTGGCGTTGCTGGATCGACTGAACGAAGTTACCGGCGTGTTTGCGCCGCCTCTCGAAGAAAGCGTTCCGCAATGGGTATTAGATCGTGTTGCAGAACGTCAACAGGCACGTTCAGAGAAACGTTTTTCGGATGCTGATGCCATACGCGATGAACTGCGAGGCAAAGGTTGGATTGTTGAAGATACGCCGGATGGACAACGGGTCAAGCCTTTGTGA
- a CDS encoding 30S ribosomal protein S12, which produces MPTINQLVRNCRKKIERKTKSPALKSCPQASGTCTRVYTLTPKKPNSALRKVARVRLKNGMEVAVYIPGIGHNLQEHSQVMIRGGRVKDLPGVRYHLIRGVLDATGDLGGTASVKDEGGKKKHIGRWVSRSKYGVKRPKK; this is translated from the coding sequence TTGCCTACGATTAATCAACTGGTCCGAAACTGTCGGAAAAAGATAGAACGTAAAACGAAGTCACCGGCTTTGAAATCTTGTCCGCAAGCTTCCGGTACGTGTACACGCGTTTATACGCTTACACCGAAAAAGCCCAATTCCGCTTTACGTAAGGTAGCGCGTGTGCGTCTTAAAAACGGTATGGAAGTTGCCGTTTATATTCCGGGTATCGGTCACAACTTACAAGAACACTCCCAGGTAATGATTCGCGGCGGTCGTGTTAAAGACTTGCCCGGTGTTCGCTATCATCTTATCCGTGGCGTACTGGATGCTACGGGCGATTTGGGCGGCACCGCCTCGGTCAAAGATGAGGGCGGCAAAAAGAAACATATCGGGCGTTGGGTCAGCCGTTCTAAATATGGCGTTAAACGGCCCAAAAAATAA
- the rpsG gene encoding 30S ribosomal protein S7: MARRREIVKRKMLPDPKYGSTAVAMFVNTIMKSGKKSVAEGIVYGAFDILKVKVPDENPLSVFEKAIENAKPLLHVKSRRVGGATYQVPVEIAPATRTAIAFRWIIEFSRKRGEKTMQQKLAGELFDCYTKQGATMKRKDDTHRMAEANKAFAHFRF, translated from the coding sequence ATGGCAAGACGGCGTGAGATAGTCAAACGTAAAATGCTGCCCGATCCGAAGTATGGAAGCACAGCAGTAGCGATGTTTGTCAATACCATCATGAAGAGCGGCAAAAAAAGTGTTGCCGAAGGTATAGTCTACGGAGCCTTTGATATTTTGAAAGTCAAAGTCCCTGATGAAAATCCCTTGTCCGTATTCGAAAAGGCCATTGAAAATGCCAAGCCTTTGTTGCATGTGAAATCGCGGCGTGTCGGCGGCGCTACCTATCAGGTACCTGTCGAAATCGCGCCTGCAACGCGTACCGCTATCGCTTTCCGGTGGATTATCGAATTTTCCCGTAAACGCGGCGAGAAAACGATGCAGCAGAAATTGGCCGGCGAACTTTTTGATTGTTATACCAAACAGGGCGCCACAATGAAACGTAAAGATGATACGCACCGTATGGCAGAAGCCAACAAAGCCTTTGCCCACTTCCGTTTCTAA
- the fusA gene encoding elongation factor G — protein MPRKVAIENIRNIGIMAHIDAGKTTVTERLLYYSGQVHRMGEVHDGAATMDFMEQERERGITISSAATACEWKGYHINIIDTPGHIDFTAEVERSLRVLDGAVAVFCAVAGVQPQSEMVWRQAQRYRVPRIAFINKMDRVGADFYKAAASMQSRLDAHPLPLQMPVGAEDHFEGIIDLVDWRYITWQIKDGENQQIVGEVPESHRAEAEKRRADLIDLVASTDEILMELYLTEEHTISIAELKAAIRRCTLNSQLTPVLTGTALRNKGTRLLLDAVVDYLPSPVDMGEYEGTKPRQPGRIVKRRPSDDDHFAALAFKVVNYPHIGRLTFVRVYSGKIKAGQQVVNARTEKKERLGRLIEIHADDRKDIDELHAGDIGAVIGCKETTTGDTLCDPKKVVALMSVDFPEPVVHVAIEAKSKAEQDKLSTTLAKLSEEDPTFRIRYNEETGQTIIGGMGELHLEILIDRMRREFHVEANVGKPMVAYRETLRGKAQVEKRFVRQTGGRGQFAHVVLTLEGGEPGSGFVFEDKTVGGVIPKEYIPAVQKGCRQAVDTGIVTGYPMVDIKVTLTFGSYHEVDSSDMAFQIAGSMAVKEAAVQASPVLLEPIMKMDVITPDEFTGDVIGDFDRRRGRLVGMENEGAAQMIHAVVPLAEMFGYANELRSKTQGRATYAMEFSHYEPVPVTAANEIMEKMGVSFRF, from the coding sequence GTGCCCCGAAAAGTAGCAATCGAGAATATTCGCAATATTGGAATTATGGCTCATATTGATGCCGGCAAGACCACCGTGACAGAACGGCTCTTGTACTACTCCGGCCAAGTGCATCGCATGGGCGAAGTCCATGACGGTGCCGCTACCATGGATTTCATGGAGCAGGAGCGGGAGCGCGGTATAACCATTTCATCTGCTGCTACAGCCTGCGAATGGAAAGGGTACCATATCAATATCATTGATACGCCCGGACACATCGACTTCACCGCTGAGGTGGAACGCAGTCTACGTGTGTTGGATGGTGCTGTGGCAGTATTTTGTGCGGTCGCAGGGGTGCAGCCCCAGTCAGAGATGGTCTGGCGCCAGGCGCAGCGGTATCGCGTACCGCGCATTGCCTTCATCAATAAAATGGATCGTGTTGGGGCGGATTTTTATAAAGCCGCAGCCAGTATGCAGTCCCGCTTGGACGCACATCCCCTCCCTTTACAGATGCCCGTCGGTGCAGAAGATCATTTTGAAGGTATTATCGATCTCGTGGATTGGCGGTACATCACGTGGCAAATCAAAGACGGCGAAAATCAGCAAATTGTTGGTGAAGTGCCGGAAAGCCATCGGGCAGAGGCAGAAAAACGTCGCGCAGATCTCATCGACCTCGTCGCCTCCACTGATGAAATTCTCATGGAACTTTATCTAACGGAAGAGCACACGATTAGCATAGCGGAACTAAAAGCGGCGATCCGACGCTGTACGTTGAATTCTCAATTGACACCCGTTCTTACCGGAACGGCCCTACGCAATAAAGGCACCCGGCTTCTCTTGGACGCGGTGGTGGATTATTTGCCCTCTCCCGTTGATATGGGAGAATACGAGGGTACAAAACCCCGCCAACCCGGCCGTATCGTGAAGCGTCGCCCCAGTGATGACGACCACTTTGCCGCATTAGCATTTAAAGTAGTCAATTATCCCCATATCGGACGCCTCACTTTTGTGCGTGTATACAGCGGCAAAATCAAGGCAGGTCAACAAGTGGTCAATGCCCGCACTGAAAAAAAAGAACGGCTTGGCCGACTCATTGAGATTCATGCGGATGATCGTAAAGACATTGATGAGCTTCATGCGGGCGATATTGGCGCAGTCATTGGCTGTAAAGAAACGACAACCGGTGATACGCTGTGCGATCCTAAGAAAGTTGTTGCGCTAATGTCGGTCGATTTCCCTGAACCGGTGGTTCATGTTGCGATTGAAGCGAAGAGCAAAGCGGAGCAGGATAAGTTATCGACTACTTTGGCGAAACTCTCAGAAGAAGATCCTACGTTTCGGATTCGTTACAACGAAGAAACAGGCCAGACCATTATCGGCGGCATGGGCGAACTTCATCTGGAAATACTTATTGATCGGATGCGTCGTGAATTTCATGTGGAAGCCAATGTAGGTAAACCGATGGTCGCCTATCGTGAAACTTTGCGCGGTAAGGCACAGGTGGAAAAGCGCTTTGTGCGCCAAACAGGCGGTCGCGGCCAATTTGCCCATGTTGTATTGACCTTGGAAGGCGGCGAGCCCGGCTCCGGTTTCGTTTTTGAAGATAAGACGGTCGGCGGTGTTATTCCAAAAGAATATATTCCTGCTGTGCAGAAGGGATGTCGCCAAGCGGTAGATACGGGTATTGTAACGGGCTATCCCATGGTTGACATTAAAGTGACACTCACTTTTGGATCCTATCACGAGGTTGACTCCTCGGATATGGCCTTCCAGATAGCAGGTTCAATGGCGGTCAAAGAAGCAGCAGTTCAGGCTTCTCCGGTGCTTTTAGAGCCGATTATGAAAATGGATGTTATTACACCTGATGAATTTACAGGTGATGTTATAGGAGATTTCGATCGCAGGCGCGGTCGATTGGTAGGCATGGAAAATGAGGGCGCCGCCCAAATGATTCATGCAGTTGTACCCTTGGCTGAAATGTTCGGGTATGCAAACGAATTGCGTTCAAAAACGCAAGGACGCGCAACCTACGCAATGGAATTTTCCCATTACGAACCGGTACCTGTAACAGCAGCCAACGAGATTATGGAAAAGATGGGCGTATCTTTCCGATTTTAA